A single Vibrio sp. YMD68 DNA region contains:
- the tldD gene encoding metalloprotease TldD: MSLNRIEDALLSPTGLTQQEISETLASIATRQIDYADIYFQSSWHESLVLEDSIIKDGSFNIDCGVGVRAVAGEKTGFAYSDQINLEGLTQSANAARGIAKQGQSLKVKAFSRHENQAYYSAINPLASWEKQQKTELLKELDAYIRTKEPLIQEVSVSLSGVHENMLVAATDGTYAGDIRPLVRLSISVLAERGDRRERGSAGGGGRFGYDFFLSDSDGVKVAYQFADEAIRQALVNLEAVAAPAGAMPVVLGSGWPGVLLHEAVGHGLEGDFNRKESSVFSGKIGEMVTSKHCTIVDDGTLKDLRGSLNVDDEGVSGQYNTLIENGQLKGYMQDKLNARLMGVAPTGNGRRESYAHLPMPRMTNTYMLPGEHSPEEIISTVKRGLYAPNFGGGQVDITSGKFVFSASEAYMIEDGKITHPVKGATLIGSGIEAMQQVSMVGNDLSLDRGVGVCGKAGQSVPVGVGQPTLKLDMLTVGGTE; the protein is encoded by the coding sequence ATGAGCCTGAACCGAATCGAAGATGCACTGTTATCGCCAACGGGTCTAACGCAGCAAGAAATATCAGAGACACTCGCAAGTATTGCCACACGTCAAATTGATTACGCTGACATCTATTTTCAATCCAGCTGGCATGAATCACTAGTGCTTGAAGACAGTATCATTAAAGATGGTTCATTCAATATTGACTGTGGTGTCGGTGTACGTGCTGTCGCGGGGGAAAAGACCGGTTTTGCCTACTCTGACCAAATTAACCTTGAAGGATTAACGCAAAGTGCAAACGCGGCTCGTGGTATTGCTAAGCAAGGGCAAAGCTTAAAAGTCAAAGCGTTTAGTCGTCATGAAAATCAAGCTTATTACTCAGCGATCAATCCTCTCGCAAGCTGGGAAAAACAGCAAAAAACGGAACTGCTGAAAGAGCTTGATGCGTACATTCGTACCAAGGAGCCGCTAATCCAAGAGGTCTCCGTCAGCTTGAGTGGTGTGCATGAAAATATGCTCGTTGCTGCGACCGACGGCACTTATGCTGGCGATATTCGCCCCTTAGTTCGTTTGTCTATTAGCGTGTTAGCGGAAAGAGGGGATCGTCGAGAGCGCGGAAGTGCTGGCGGTGGTGGCCGCTTCGGCTATGATTTCTTCTTGTCAGACAGCGATGGTGTAAAAGTCGCCTATCAATTTGCTGATGAAGCGATTCGCCAGGCACTCGTTAACCTCGAAGCGGTGGCGGCCCCTGCGGGCGCGATGCCTGTCGTGCTAGGTTCGGGTTGGCCGGGTGTATTACTTCATGAAGCGGTAGGCCATGGTCTAGAAGGTGATTTTAACCGTAAAGAGTCATCGGTTTTCTCTGGAAAAATCGGTGAAATGGTCACTTCTAAGCACTGTACGATCGTCGATGATGGCACGTTAAAAGATTTGCGAGGTTCACTGAATGTGGACGATGAAGGGGTGAGCGGCCAGTACAATACCCTAATAGAAAATGGTCAGCTCAAAGGCTACATGCAAGATAAACTCAATGCTCGCTTAATGGGCGTTGCGCCTACGGGGAATGGTCGCCGTGAGTCGTATGCACATTTGCCAATGCCTCGCATGACCAATACTTACATGCTACCTGGCGAGCATTCACCTGAAGAAATCATCTCGACGGTTAAAAGAGGCTTATACGCTCCGAACTTTGGCGGAGGTCAGGTTGATATCACATCAGGGAAATTTGTTTTCTCTGCGTCTGAAGCGTATATGATTGAAGACGGAAAAATCACGCATCCGGTCAAAGGAGCAACCTTGATTGGGTCGGGTATTGAAGCGATGCAGCAAGTGTCTATGGTCGGCAACGATCTTAGTTTAGACCGTGGTGTGGGTGTTTGTGGTAAAGCCGGACAAAGTGTTCCTGTTGGTGTGGGACAGCCGACATTGAAGCTCGATATGTTAACCGTTGGTGGTACTGAGTAA